CTCCTCGTTTAGCAAGGAGGTAATCGCGCAAAATCGTAATCCCTCCGGTATAGCCTTTTTCGTCGATACGTTGTTTAATAACAACAGCGCTGGCGTTCGGCCAACCTTCCAGCAGTTCATCAATATAATTATAGAACGGTTCCAATTTACCTGGCTTTGGACGTCTGGGAGGTGTGGCAATATCCGGGGAGTTGAGATATTTTTGCACAGTTGGTCTTGAAATACATAACTTTCTGGCAATTTGGCGTTGTTTCATGCCCATATCAGCCAATTTGTGAATTTCAAAGATGATTCGTTTATTCATCATGACTTTTGGCCCTTTCAAGAGATTCAGTTACAAGTTTACGGATCGTCATGGGGTCCCAGTTTTCAAAATCGGAGCGGGTAGTCAAGGGTTTTGAAGGCAGTGCAACCGGCTTTTTCGGCAAAGAAAGCACCTGAAACATAAACCCGTCAAAGGCAATCAGGGATTTTTTGATCAAAGCGTTTCTGGCAGTGATAAAATCATCAAGACTTATCCTCAGCATCGTGCAGAGCCGGTCCTGACTGTAATAAGACAGCCCGTGCCGATCTCCGACAAGCACGAGCAAAAAGTAAATCAAAAGCTCGTGTTGATTCAAACTGGTAAAAAAATGGTCTGTGATAAACCGGTGTGGAATAAAACTAAATCCCCCATCAATGTTACGCACCCGGTCGGGAATAAGGGGTTTTTTGGTGATTTTCATCATTCTGCCTCCCGAATAATAGATCACGTACAAATTCAACTGAAATCTACTATACCACAAGGCAAATAGCAATAGCGTCCATTTTTACAATTAAATTCTTAAAGACAAAAAAAGGTCAATATTTTTATGTAAATCAGCCAGTTGCACGATTAACGCGTCCATTTTTACAATTTTCCCGGATGAATCAATTTTATAAGGATTCATTACACAAGTGTATAATTTTTCTGACTGCTTTTTTAACGCGTCCATTTTTACAATTTTAATCAGCTCCGCTTTTTTTGACTGGTTCGCATTGCGTTTTTTCTGAAGGTCTCGGTTTCTTTTCACATAGTCTGGATGCTTTTTACGATACTCTTTTTGATATTTATCTAATGGATAGGTCTTGCGCCATTTCTTTAAACATGCGACTTGCTGTTCGTGATACTGAGAATCCTGAATCATTTTTTGTTTTTGCCAGGCACGTTTGCGGGCTCTTTGGCAGTTGGGGGCACTGCAGTATAACTGATTGCCTTTGAGCCGGGGATTAGCAGGTTTTTGCTTACAGCAATTCTTGCAAATAATGGTTTTCTTCATCACAGACACTCGTATTGGTGGAAGGATAGTTAGGGCTGAGAACCAACATACAGCCAAAAACAAGCCCAATAATCTAAAGTGCCATAAAAATTAATTTGTGAAAAGGGGGAAAAAGAGAATAAAACGAATGATATGAAAATAAGAGAAAATTAGATGGAATTTTTATGAATATTTATGAAAATGAATTAAATGAAAGAAAATGTATGGTAAAGTTTTAGACCGGTGAAAATGGTAAAGAATTAAAGTGGTGGTAATATAGGAGAGCAGTGTTTTAGCATATATCAGTGTGGAGACCATGAAAACAAAGCATACAGCCTGGTTTCGGTTTTATGAGGAATTGAATGATTTTCTGCCGAGGGATAAGAAAAAACGGGATATCCTTTACGAGTTTTCAGGTCATCCGGGTGTCAAGGATGCGATAGAGGCGCTTGGGGTACCGCATCCGGAAGTGGAGCTGATTCTGGTCAATGGCAAATCTGTGGGGTTTGATTATCATCTGCAGCATGGCGACCGGGTGTCTGTTTATCCCATGTTCGAAAGTTTGGATGTTCGATCGTTGATCCGTCTCCGGCCGCAGCCGCTGCGGATTCCGCGTTTTGTCCTGGATGTGCATTTGGGAAAATTGGCTGCCAACTTGCGGCTTTTGGGATTTGATGCGCTGTATCGCAATGATTATTCCGATCCGCAGATTATTGATATTTCCGTGAATGAACGCCGCATTATTCTGACCCGGGACCGCGGGATTTTAAAGACCGGCGCCGTGACGCACGGGTACTGTTTGCGCTCTGACGATCCGGAGCAACAGACCCGGGAAGTACTGAGCCGTTTTGATCTTTACAACAGCGTCAGTTTGTTTACCCGCTGTGTCAAATGCAACGGAAAAATTGTGCAGGTCGAAAAGCATGCGATCCAGGATCAAATACCGGAAAAAGCCGCAAAATACTATGATGATTTTCATCAATGTCAATCATGCGGGCAGATTTACTGGAAGGGGTCGCATTTTTCAAAAATGCAAAAGAAAATCAAGAAATTGTTGAAACGGGAAAACTAACAGGTAAAAAAAAGGCACCGGGTGTCGCATCGCCTAGGGGGGGTCAGCGAACGACGGGGGAAACCGGTGCCATATCATATAAAATTCAGAACATAATATACTGTAAAAATATTTAAAATGCAAGAAAAAAATGATGACGCCGGGTGCCAATTAGCCTAGGGGGGGTCAGCCATTGGCGAGGGGAACCAGCGCCATCATGTTTTGCTCGCAATATTTTTATCCGGGATTTCATATTTATACTCCCCTGTATCATGTATCGCATTTATAATTGCTCTATCTTAGACAAATTCTATTCAAGTTTTATTCCATATTTTTAAGCCAATGCATCGTTTTTTTTTGATCAGGTAAATGTTATCGGCATTTTATTCCACTTTTTATTCCACTATAGTGTGCCCTTGAGTCCTGCGGTAAACGTGCGCATGGGTTCCATGCTGCTTTCCCGTGATGCATAATTATAGTTGAACACATTGTTTACGCCCAACTGCAGTGTGATCGATCCGAAATCGTAGGACACCTGCAGGTCCACAAATTTCATAGGCACCCGCTCGTTGATGGGATAAATTTTCACCTCTTTAATTTTACTGGCATAGCGGTATAAAAGTTCCGTATACACCTTGCCCACATGCAGATTAGCCTTGGCGGTAAACAACTGATTGGGACGATAAGTGAGCGGTTCATTCCATTGCAAATTTTCGTGGTCCATGAGCGTTGTCGTCAAAACCAGTCCGGGCGCTATGCGTGTATTGTTCCAGTGAAACGGGTTACTCCAGTTCATGGTGGCTTCAATGCCCTGAATGCGCGCCTGTTCCACATTGCGGAACTGGACATCTGTCCACGAATCAGATCAAGGTGTGCCTCGATCAGATTCCAGTAATCATTGCGGAATAGCGAGATATCCACATTCCAGTGATCGTTGATATAGTGCCGCACGCCCACATCATAAGCCCAGGCGTGTTCAGGCTCCAGATCCGGATTGGCTTTGATCTTGAAATTCATGATGGTCAATTCCAGGAATCGCTCGACGATCGTCGCGGCGCGAAAGCCGCTGCCGACCGAGGCGCGGAAATGTGTGGTGACCCAGGGCTGCCAGTTCAGTCCGAAGCGCGGACTCCACAGGTCTTCGCCTTTGCCGCCCTGCAGCTGATATCGATCGTAGCGCAACCCCGTGGTCATGCGCAGATTTTCGCGCAGTTTCCACTCATTTTGCACATACGGGCCAAACGAGTAGCCGGTGTGCGATCCGAAAAATTTGGTGCTACCCGCATCCTGCTGAAACTGGATACCGCCGGTCAGAGTGTGGGCGGCATGCGGAATCCAGGTACCCTGGGCTTCGAATCCCTGTCCCAGCGCCGGATTGAAATTGGCGTCATCACCGAACTGATTGCCCATCAGAGTGCGCACAAATGACCCGCGCACATTGATCGCCAGCTTGGAGGACACCGGAATGCCCACTTTGACATAGGCGTTCAGCTGATTGGTGGCTGCATAATTATCCAGATTCGATTCGTCCACTTCATAGGGATGGTTGGGACCCTTCCATTGCAGAAAAAAGCCGCGGTCGATGTAACTGTATGCCGCGTATGCGGTGACATTGGTGCCATGGGCAAACTGGTAATCAAATTTTCCGGTCAGGTTGACCTTGCTGGCATCTCCCAGCTGCCGGTATCCGGTGGATGAGTAATGACCGGCGGAAATGCGCATGCCCATTGAACCGATTTGCCGGCTGTAACTGGCATCTTCGCGGTGATACCATTGCATCTTGTTCGTATAATCCCAGGTCTCATAGGCCGGCTCTCCGTACAAACCCGAAGAAACCGATACCATCATCCGCCCCTCTTCGGACGGATCTTTGGTCTGGATATTAACCACCCCCCCGAGCGCCGAAGCGCCCCATAATGTGGATCCTGCGCCCTTGAGCACTTCAATCTGTTCAATGTCCATGGGCGGCAGCATGTCCCAGTTGAACTCGCCGGTGTCGCTGGCATATACCGGCACACCATCCAGCAGCAGCAGCACTTTGTTACCGGCGCCAAATGTATAGCCGGTCGAGCCGCGGATGTTGATCTGATCGCCGATAAAATTGATGCCCGGCGCAGTTTCCAGTACCTCGACGATATTGGTGGCGTTTCGCTGTTCGATCTGGCGTGC
This genomic window from candidate division KSB1 bacterium contains:
- a CDS encoding TonB-dependent receptor — its product is MKKTIILFLLFLNSAVWAAPTGQIKGRVVDSETETPLPGVNITVEGTMLGASTDRDGNFTISSVPPDVYTLRASMIGYRNIEEPGVRVRVNSATSVNFSLEPTSIEFDPVVVLAGKTEQRLDRAPVSISVVTARQIEQRNATNIVEVLETAPGINFIGDQINIRGSTGYTFGAGNKVLLLLDGVPVYASDTGEFNWDMLPPMDIEQIEVLKGAGSTLWGASALGGVVNIQTKDPSEEGRMMVSVSSGLYGEPAYETWDYTNKMQWYHREDASYSRQIGSMGMRISAGHYSSTGYRQLGDASKVNLTGKFDYQFAHGTNVTAYAAYSYIDRGFFLQWKGPNHPYEVDESNLDNYAATNQLNAYVKVGIPVSSKLAINVRGSFVRTLMGNQFGDDANFNPALGQGFEAQGTWIPHAAHTLTGGIQFQQDAGSTKFFGSHTGYSFGPYVQNEWKLRENLRMTTGLRYDRYQLQGGKGEDLWSPRFGLNWQPWVTTHFRASVGSGFRAATIVERFLELTIMNFKIKANPDLEPEHAWAYDVGVRHYINDHWNVDISLFRNDYWNLIEAHLDLIRGQMSSSAMWNRRAFRALKPP
- a CDS encoding Mut7-C RNAse domain-containing protein, producing the protein MKTKHTAWFRFYEELNDFLPRDKKKRDILYEFSGHPGVKDAIEALGVPHPEVELILVNGKSVGFDYHLQHGDRVSVYPMFESLDVRSLIRLRPQPLRIPRFVLDVHLGKLAANLRLLGFDALYRNDYSDPQIIDISVNERRIILTRDRGILKTGAVTHGYCLRSDDPEQQTREVLSRFDLYNSVSLFTRCVKCNGKIVQVEKHAIQDQIPEKAAKYYDDFHQCQSCGQIYWKGSHFSKMQKKIKKLLKREN
- a CDS encoding helix-turn-helix domain-containing protein, which gives rise to MMNKRIIFEIHKLADMGMKQRQIARKLCISRPTVQKYLNSPDIATPPRRPKPGKLEPFYNYIDELLEGWPNASAVVIKQRIDEKGYTGGITILRDYLLAKRGGKKRSKAYIRFESSPGEQCQFDWGISAVSFMATPPENCTA